A DNA window from Onthophagus taurus isolate NC chromosome 1, IU_Otau_3.0, whole genome shotgun sequence contains the following coding sequences:
- the LOC111416486 gene encoding E3 ubiquitin-protein ligase RNF216-like isoform X2 codes for MEDFDKSKDLFQYAQDLINLGVIKNQDDYLKFFQSNSLVGEELEIAQKLVNDHCFGRGNEEIMFEDYELNEVEALCRIFPQCTSTNINKIYKMINGNGHNKMQTILSVLSMYTKMHLENHLVQKNPSTSNIPDSGIQDNGVRDNDIQENGLDYLFNSSPPAMWSSYGVNPNINNFNDGNSVTSSVMQPSCSTYRSNFYDFSTKSTPSATIVRPETSTNVNQSMSPNRFVDFPFNRTEQIGKVTCKPMESLVQPQSDDFKCSSSCNEVTDFLERFSDGNEEFINNQMDVETNFQANKGQTDGLGILRQPVFYHPKPQENREYIASSSTETMPYSKSTGTKHKPLEETRSNENKKQKLDRIFPNERNYDAIISDVNSDSDEEIDYIRETNEKCRKLCRKRCKCTQRKHKAILKPARFQPDNEPIDLSDYAEINEDLLSDLDNDDEEIGAVALPAKTCKRGNKSKSSYCSKLSSHIMEMFPDACPTYIKDLCIGKSKNEQHIGQILEIIFNDPNYPKRSRKSPSPIAEMDLETQTQLLKDIFPDADPTYLESQALIYLSEPDGLSEFISSHLEKRNYPTKKEYLRRQQLNAQVRQYTTEFNVDNFLDIIKDPETYFKDLSRRTRSDNQVERHLCGLVLKNLYSRVAIRDMPPSLYEQNLIIAAEHLNNVKTMKTVRRPVYVDLSALQNIPLLQEIAYLTNRAAILKRVEDKKHQETLEREEAKKNGLMLTCACCYDDEVMPKDCVMCENGCHFCKRCVETSVQIAFNEGKSDFPCLAGCEVNFTIKMLKDALVPKFFSKVAQRQQLQEVKAAGIDDVVTCPFCDFATIPAPGDKIFKCLNTECMKESCRECKEPSHVPLRCDEIEKDDDVKKRIYIENKMTEALVRVCYKCGLKFIKEDGCNKMTCSCGASMCYVCLAPVKDYKHFNGQGGDQFHLCPLYSDTNTLHENQVMQGAEMAKEELGIAKDDKLKVDPLEDVHQHYDQRRSLAPPPLPGIHDVEVDPQARFHMVVNIVGHGVRPHMIRINQNRQYQNRRGHHRH; via the exons ATGGAAGATTTTGATAAATCTAAG GATTTATTTCAATACGCCCAAGATTTGATTAACTTGggtgttattaaaaatcaagatgattatttaaagttttttcaatCCAACTCCCTCGTTGGTGAAGAACTCGAAATTGCTCAAAAGCTTGTAAACGATCATTGTTTTGGAAGAGGAAATGAAGAGATAATGTTTGAAGACTACGAATTAAATGAAGTGGAAGCTTTATGTAGGATTTTTCCTCAATGTACAagtacaaatattaataaaatatataaaatgattaatgGAAATGGTCATAATAAAATGCAAactattctaagtgttttatCAATGTATACTAAAATGCACTTGGAAAATCATTTGGTTCAGAAAAATCCATCCACTTCCAATATTCCCGATAGTGGTATCCAAGATAATGGTGTTCGAGATAATGATATTCAAGAAAATGgtttagattatttatttaattcttctcCTCCTGCAATGTGGTCATCTTATGGAGTCAAtccaaatataaataattttaatgatggTAATAGCGTTACAAGTTCTGTAATGCAACCATCATGTAGTACATATAGaagtaatttttatgatttttctaCAAAAAGTACACCTTCAGCGACTATTGTTAGACctgaaacatcaacaaatgTTAATCAATCAATGTCACCCAATCGTTTTGTTGATTTTCCTTTTAATAGGACGGAACAAATCGGAAAAGTAACTTGTAAACCCATGGAGTCATTGGTTCAACCACAGTCCGATGATTTTAAATGTTCATCTTCATGTAATGAAGTTACAGATTTCCTGGAACGTTTTAGTGATGGAAATgaagaatttataaataaccaAATGgatgttgaaacaaattttcaagCTAATAAAG gACAAACAGATGGATTAGGTATACTTAGACAACCAGTTTTTTATCATCCCAAGCCACAAGAAAATAGAGAATATATTGCTTCCTCTTCTACTG aaacaATGCCCTACTCTAAATCAACCGGTACTAAACATAAACCTCTCGA AGAAACGAGGAgtaatgaaaacaaaaaacagaaATTAGATCGAATATTTCCTAACGAAAGAAATTATGATGCTATTATTTCCGATGTTAACTCTGATAGTGATGAAGAAATAGATTATATAAGAGAAACTAATGAAAAATGTAGAAAATTATGTAGAAAGCGCTGTAAATG caCCCAACGGAAACACAAGGCTATTTTAAAACCGGCTCGATTTCAACCAGATAATGAACCGATCGATTTAAGTGATTATGCTGAAATAAATGAAGATTTGTTGTCGGATCTTGATAACGATGATGAAGAAATTGGTGCGGTAGCTTTACCAGCAAAGACTTGTAAAAGAGGTAATAAGTCAAAATCTTCTTATTGCTCAAAATTAAGTTCTCACATCATGGAGATGTTTCCGGACGCATGTCCCACATACATTAAGGATTTGTGTAttggaaaatcaaaaaatgaacaACACATCGgtcaaattttggaaattatttttaatgatccAAATTACCCAAAAAGATCACGAAAATCTCCATCACCTATTGCGGAAATGGATCTTGAAACGCAAACTCAATTATTGAAGGATATATTCCCTGATGCTGATCCAACCTATCTTGAATCACAAGCGTTAATTTATCTTTCCGAACCTGATGGGCTAAGTGAGTTTATTTCGAGTCATTTGGAGAAACGTAATTATCCAACAAAGAAGGAATATTTAAG gCGTCAACAATTAAACGCCCAAGTCCGGCAATACACAACCGAATTTAATGTTGATAATTTCTTGGATATAATAAAAGACCCggaaacatattttaaagatCTTAGCAGACGAACTAGATCTGATAATCAAGTCGAACGTCATCTTTGCGGTTTAGTATTAAAGAATCTTTATTCTCGAGTAGCAATTCGCGATATGCCCCCATCTTTATacgaacaaaatttaataatcgcCGCTGAACATTTAAATAATGTGAAAACTATGAAAACCGTGCGTAGACCGGTATACGTTGATTTATCTGCTTTACAAAATATTCCATTATTACAAGAA attgcCTATTTAACTAATCGTGCCGCTATTTTAAAACGAGTTGAGGATAAAAAACATCAAGAAACTTTAGAACGCGAAGAAGCCAAAAAGAACGGTTTAATGTTAACTTGCGCTTGCTGTTACGATGATGAAGTTATGCCTAAAGATTGCGTAATGTGCGAAAATGGGTGTCATTTTTGTAAACGCTGCGTTGAAACTAGTGTGCAAATTGCGTTTAATGAGGGGAAATCTGATTTTCCATGTTTGGCTGGATGTGAAGTGAATTTtaccataaaaatgttaaag gaTGCGTTAGTTCcaaaattcttttcaaaagTCGCACAACGTCAACAATTACAAGAAGTAAAAGCAGCGGGAATAGATGATGTTGTAACCTGTCCGTTTTGTGATTTTGCTACGATTCCTGCTCCCGGCGATAAGATATTCAAGTGCCTCAATACTGAATGTATGAAAGAGAGTTGTCGCGAATGTAAAGAACCATCTCATGTGCCTTTAAGGTGCGATGAAATCGAGAAAGATGacgatgttaaaaaaagaatttatattgaaaataaaatgactGAAGCGTTGGTTAg agtGTGTTATAAATGTGGTTTGAAGTTTATTAAAGAAGACGGCTGCAATAAAATGACCTGCAGTTGCGGGGCATCAATGTGTTATGTATGTTTAGCTCCTGTTAaagattataaacattttaacgGCCAAGGTGGCGATCAATTCCACTTATGCCCTCTTTATTCCGATACAAATACTTTACATGAAAACCAAGTTATGCAAGGTGCCGAAATGGCAAAAGAAGAGTTGGGAATCGCCAAagatgataaattaaaagttgatcCTCTTGAGGATGTTCACCAGCATTACGATCAACGTAGAAGCCTAGCACCACCTCCATTGCCCGGAATACATGATGTCGAGGTTGATCCCCAAGCACGT tttcataTGGTTGTGAACATTGTGGGGCATGGTGTACGTCCACATATGATCAGAATCAATCAAAACCGCCAGTATCAGAATAGAAGAGGACATCATCGTCACTag
- the LOC111416486 gene encoding E3 ubiquitin-protein ligase RNF216-like isoform X1 — translation MEDFDKSKDLFQYAQDLINLGVIKNQDDYLKFFQSNSLVGEELEIAQKLVNDHCFGRGNEEIMFEDYELNEVEALCRIFPQCTSTNINKIYKMINGNGHNKMQTILSVLSMYTKMHLENHLVQKNPSTSNIPDSGIQDNGVRDNDIQENGLDYLFNSSPPAMWSSYGVNPNINNFNDGNSVTSSVMQPSCSTYRSNFYDFSTKSTPSATIVRPETSTNVNQSMSPNRFVDFPFNRTEQIGKVTCKPMESLVQPQSDDFKCSSSCNEVTDFLERFSDGNEEFINNQMDVETNFQANKGQTDGLGILRQPVFYHPKPQENREYIASSSTETMPYSKSTGTKHKPLDFVRHRETRSNENKKQKLDRIFPNERNYDAIISDVNSDSDEEIDYIRETNEKCRKLCRKRCKCTQRKHKAILKPARFQPDNEPIDLSDYAEINEDLLSDLDNDDEEIGAVALPAKTCKRGNKSKSSYCSKLSSHIMEMFPDACPTYIKDLCIGKSKNEQHIGQILEIIFNDPNYPKRSRKSPSPIAEMDLETQTQLLKDIFPDADPTYLESQALIYLSEPDGLSEFISSHLEKRNYPTKKEYLRRQQLNAQVRQYTTEFNVDNFLDIIKDPETYFKDLSRRTRSDNQVERHLCGLVLKNLYSRVAIRDMPPSLYEQNLIIAAEHLNNVKTMKTVRRPVYVDLSALQNIPLLQEIAYLTNRAAILKRVEDKKHQETLEREEAKKNGLMLTCACCYDDEVMPKDCVMCENGCHFCKRCVETSVQIAFNEGKSDFPCLAGCEVNFTIKMLKDALVPKFFSKVAQRQQLQEVKAAGIDDVVTCPFCDFATIPAPGDKIFKCLNTECMKESCRECKEPSHVPLRCDEIEKDDDVKKRIYIENKMTEALVRVCYKCGLKFIKEDGCNKMTCSCGASMCYVCLAPVKDYKHFNGQGGDQFHLCPLYSDTNTLHENQVMQGAEMAKEELGIAKDDKLKVDPLEDVHQHYDQRRSLAPPPLPGIHDVEVDPQARFHMVVNIVGHGVRPHMIRINQNRQYQNRRGHHRH, via the exons ATGGAAGATTTTGATAAATCTAAG GATTTATTTCAATACGCCCAAGATTTGATTAACTTGggtgttattaaaaatcaagatgattatttaaagttttttcaatCCAACTCCCTCGTTGGTGAAGAACTCGAAATTGCTCAAAAGCTTGTAAACGATCATTGTTTTGGAAGAGGAAATGAAGAGATAATGTTTGAAGACTACGAATTAAATGAAGTGGAAGCTTTATGTAGGATTTTTCCTCAATGTACAagtacaaatattaataaaatatataaaatgattaatgGAAATGGTCATAATAAAATGCAAactattctaagtgttttatCAATGTATACTAAAATGCACTTGGAAAATCATTTGGTTCAGAAAAATCCATCCACTTCCAATATTCCCGATAGTGGTATCCAAGATAATGGTGTTCGAGATAATGATATTCAAGAAAATGgtttagattatttatttaattcttctcCTCCTGCAATGTGGTCATCTTATGGAGTCAAtccaaatataaataattttaatgatggTAATAGCGTTACAAGTTCTGTAATGCAACCATCATGTAGTACATATAGaagtaatttttatgatttttctaCAAAAAGTACACCTTCAGCGACTATTGTTAGACctgaaacatcaacaaatgTTAATCAATCAATGTCACCCAATCGTTTTGTTGATTTTCCTTTTAATAGGACGGAACAAATCGGAAAAGTAACTTGTAAACCCATGGAGTCATTGGTTCAACCACAGTCCGATGATTTTAAATGTTCATCTTCATGTAATGAAGTTACAGATTTCCTGGAACGTTTTAGTGATGGAAATgaagaatttataaataaccaAATGgatgttgaaacaaattttcaagCTAATAAAG gACAAACAGATGGATTAGGTATACTTAGACAACCAGTTTTTTATCATCCCAAGCCACAAGAAAATAGAGAATATATTGCTTCCTCTTCTACTG aaacaATGCCCTACTCTAAATCAACCGGTACTAAACATAAACCTCTCGA TTTTGTTCGTCATAGAGAAACGAGGAgtaatgaaaacaaaaaacagaaATTAGATCGAATATTTCCTAACGAAAGAAATTATGATGCTATTATTTCCGATGTTAACTCTGATAGTGATGAAGAAATAGATTATATAAGAGAAACTAATGAAAAATGTAGAAAATTATGTAGAAAGCGCTGTAAATG caCCCAACGGAAACACAAGGCTATTTTAAAACCGGCTCGATTTCAACCAGATAATGAACCGATCGATTTAAGTGATTATGCTGAAATAAATGAAGATTTGTTGTCGGATCTTGATAACGATGATGAAGAAATTGGTGCGGTAGCTTTACCAGCAAAGACTTGTAAAAGAGGTAATAAGTCAAAATCTTCTTATTGCTCAAAATTAAGTTCTCACATCATGGAGATGTTTCCGGACGCATGTCCCACATACATTAAGGATTTGTGTAttggaaaatcaaaaaatgaacaACACATCGgtcaaattttggaaattatttttaatgatccAAATTACCCAAAAAGATCACGAAAATCTCCATCACCTATTGCGGAAATGGATCTTGAAACGCAAACTCAATTATTGAAGGATATATTCCCTGATGCTGATCCAACCTATCTTGAATCACAAGCGTTAATTTATCTTTCCGAACCTGATGGGCTAAGTGAGTTTATTTCGAGTCATTTGGAGAAACGTAATTATCCAACAAAGAAGGAATATTTAAG gCGTCAACAATTAAACGCCCAAGTCCGGCAATACACAACCGAATTTAATGTTGATAATTTCTTGGATATAATAAAAGACCCggaaacatattttaaagatCTTAGCAGACGAACTAGATCTGATAATCAAGTCGAACGTCATCTTTGCGGTTTAGTATTAAAGAATCTTTATTCTCGAGTAGCAATTCGCGATATGCCCCCATCTTTATacgaacaaaatttaataatcgcCGCTGAACATTTAAATAATGTGAAAACTATGAAAACCGTGCGTAGACCGGTATACGTTGATTTATCTGCTTTACAAAATATTCCATTATTACAAGAA attgcCTATTTAACTAATCGTGCCGCTATTTTAAAACGAGTTGAGGATAAAAAACATCAAGAAACTTTAGAACGCGAAGAAGCCAAAAAGAACGGTTTAATGTTAACTTGCGCTTGCTGTTACGATGATGAAGTTATGCCTAAAGATTGCGTAATGTGCGAAAATGGGTGTCATTTTTGTAAACGCTGCGTTGAAACTAGTGTGCAAATTGCGTTTAATGAGGGGAAATCTGATTTTCCATGTTTGGCTGGATGTGAAGTGAATTTtaccataaaaatgttaaag gaTGCGTTAGTTCcaaaattcttttcaaaagTCGCACAACGTCAACAATTACAAGAAGTAAAAGCAGCGGGAATAGATGATGTTGTAACCTGTCCGTTTTGTGATTTTGCTACGATTCCTGCTCCCGGCGATAAGATATTCAAGTGCCTCAATACTGAATGTATGAAAGAGAGTTGTCGCGAATGTAAAGAACCATCTCATGTGCCTTTAAGGTGCGATGAAATCGAGAAAGATGacgatgttaaaaaaagaatttatattgaaaataaaatgactGAAGCGTTGGTTAg agtGTGTTATAAATGTGGTTTGAAGTTTATTAAAGAAGACGGCTGCAATAAAATGACCTGCAGTTGCGGGGCATCAATGTGTTATGTATGTTTAGCTCCTGTTAaagattataaacattttaacgGCCAAGGTGGCGATCAATTCCACTTATGCCCTCTTTATTCCGATACAAATACTTTACATGAAAACCAAGTTATGCAAGGTGCCGAAATGGCAAAAGAAGAGTTGGGAATCGCCAAagatgataaattaaaagttgatcCTCTTGAGGATGTTCACCAGCATTACGATCAACGTAGAAGCCTAGCACCACCTCCATTGCCCGGAATACATGATGTCGAGGTTGATCCCCAAGCACGT tttcataTGGTTGTGAACATTGTGGGGCATGGTGTACGTCCACATATGATCAGAATCAATCAAAACCGCCAGTATCAGAATAGAAGAGGACATCATCGTCACTag
- the LOC111416498 gene encoding uncharacterized protein DDB_G0286591: MEELEKQSDVDTTPVPDSPKPLAFTIDFGEGKVDKQRHKLLMEKYQKRQLSVTEKKEKQKSKGSTTGKTRDDLSLPLKNVTTDRMTQSCKFPSVSSPEIELRDSEIVVSTKLVRYANLECDNKSLEKDLFVDGTDFDFEADFDKSDNISDAGTYTLDADNYSEEQKERMSIDREFQIEQVSLLRKTEDYIKSLDIGKPVEPELTLPKPQTLDLSNSQKSNRLIEQKQRLLSPILSPTQNLSITQNNKQEVKVNNEDQSKTFTKIMFPSPKAKTGIGSEQPPDHGSVISVTSSGAFRSRNEKKRHVRHLSLSKSGVQVEAYTENGFQNEIIMAPIPNSSTLTASVVHVTDNFPKPPEVRRSSFELGIVGNKLTNIPFVLGCGGKISPTKIPSPIHTSRPRSRNSTGSTNIDLSDSSLETESYLKPTQNIINSLQQRLSLDNDQDLDATYLNNDARNLLKKPTHLRHNSFDDKNLKFSNKLEHFQTKNFQGIDQTYTNVLNQYKVNKIQNSPNNSPIRRSSSFSTNKNQINLKNFSKETNLINSPNINRNTSSIQRSSSTANIKPNLLTRRPSTGSDHHQKIDRTIYGDTESSSEEDYDKNIKKKDITNTRYNRAFSLRRARLEEPPPPKCPNTPEMRRKFPASESSQRAISVDRKPTTKTNDVPSRYLQSVSKKNSMPPPPSVKPETPKSANRAGSAGKVPQQTGKSQVFSRTDSGRYSMRSNSKPPAGSNTPKNLRKDSAGKSKSGGRSNSSLSSREVEFQNWKRRKSYDPMKAAAEGKRKAELAKKQSNMTASYTEGNQDYDSSPSHSSSVHRSQSFHGTAALEQLISSDEEDQTLSADEGFSPPTPSPCELSPARASLKYAWREQILME, from the exons ATGGAAGAGCTTGAAAAACAATCGGACGTGGATACAACTCCAGTTCCGGATTCGCCAAAACCTCTCGCATTTACCATTGACTTTGGAGAAGGAAAAGTGGATAAGCAACGGCATAAATTGTTGATGGAAAAGTATCAGAAACGACAATTAAGCGTTACGGAAAAGAAGGAGAAGCAGAAAAGTAAAGGAAGTACAACCGGTAAAACAAGGGATGATTTAAGTTTACCTCTGAAGAACGTCACCACAGATCGAATGACTCAATCGTGTAAGTTTCCCAGCGTTTCTAGTCCTGAAATAGAGCTGAGGGATTCAGAAATAGTAGTTTCGACGAAATTAGTACGCTACGCCAATTTAGAATGTGATAATAAAAGTttagaaaaagatttatttgttgatggtactgattttgattttgaagcTGATTTTGATAAATCCGATAACATAAGCGATGCCGGAACGTATACGTTGGACGCGGACAATTACTCGGAGgaacaaaaagaaagaatGAGCATCGATAGAGAATTTCAAATCGAACAAGTTTCACTTTTACGCAAAACAGAagattatattaaaagtttaGATATTGGAAAACCAGTTGAACCTGAACTGACACTCCCGAAGCCCCAAACCTTAGATTTAAGTAATAGTCAAAAATCGAATCGACTAATTGAGCAAAAACAAAGGTTATTATCACCGATTCTATCCCCGACacaaaatttatcaataacacaaaataacaaacaagAAGTTAAAGTAAACAATGAAGATcaaagtaaaacttttactaaaaTTATGTTTCCAAGTCCGAAAGCAAAAACCGGAATCGGATCTGAACAACCGCCGGATCATGGTAGCGTTATATCGGTAACTTCAAGTGGTGCTTTTCGTTCAAGAAACGAGAAGAAACGACATGTTAGACATTTAAGTTTAAGTAAATCCGGGGTCCAAGTTGAAGCGTACACAGAAAACGgttttcaaaatgaaattataatgGCTCCAATCCCAAACAGTTCAACATTAACGGCCAGTGTTGTTCATGTAACGGATAATTTTCCCAAACCACCCGAGGTGCGAAGGAGTTCGTTCGAACTTGGAATAGTCGgaaataaattaactaataTACCATTTGTTTTGGGATGTGGCGGTAAAATTTCCCCGACGAAAATTCCCTCTCCGATACATACCTCAAGGCCAAGAAGTCGAAACAGCACCGGATCTACGAACATAGATCTTTCCGATAGTAGTTTAGAAACCGAATCTTATTTAAAACCGACgcaaaacataataaattcACTTCAACAAAGGTTATCATTGGATAACGATCAAGATTTGGACGCAACGTATCTTAATAATGATGCAAGAAATTTGCTAAAGAAACCAACTCACTTAAGACATAActcgtttgatgataaaaacttaaaattctcTAATAAACTGGAGCATTTCCAAACGAAAAACTTTCAGGGTATTGATCAAACTTACACCAACGTACTCAATCAAtataaagtaaacaaaattcaaaattcaccAAATAACAGTCCGATACGTCGTTCAAGCAGTTTTTCCactaataaaaatcaaatcaatttgaaaaacttttccaaagaaactaatttaattaattcccCGAACATCAATCGAAACACATCCTCAATTCAAAGGTCTTCATCAACCGCCAACATCAaaccaaatttattaacaCGACGACCCAGCACGGGATCCGATCATCATCAAAAAATCGACCGAACCATTTACGGCGATACCGAATCGAGTTCTGAAGAAGATTACGATAAGAATATTAAGAAGAAAGATATCACCAATACCCGTTATAATCGGGCGTTTAGTTTACGTCGGGCTCGGTTGGAAGAACCGCCGCCGCCAAAATGTCCGAATACGCCAGAAATGCGCAGGAAATTTCCTGCATCCGAATCCAGCCAACGTGCAATTTCCGTCGACCGAAAACCGACCACAAAAACGAACGACGTGCCAAGCCGATACCTGCAGAGTGTTTCTAAGAAAAATTCGATGCCTCCGCCTCCGTCCGTTAAACCGGAAACCCCAAAAAGTGCCAACAGGGCGGGTAGTGCCGGAAAAGTACCACAACAAACGGGAAAATCACAAGTGTTTTCGCGTACCGATAGTGGACGTTACAGTATGAGGAGTAATAGTAAACCACCTGCCGGAAGTAACACGCCTAAGAATTTAAGGAAAGATTCTGCAG GTAAATCAAAATCTGGAGGACGAAGCAACTCATCACTATCCAGCCGAGAAGTTGAATTTCAGAACTGGAAGCGAAGGAAAAGTTATGATCCGATGAAGGCCGCCGCGGAGGGAAAAAGAAAAGCGGAACTAGCGAAAAAGCAGTCGAACATGACCGCTTCGTACACAGAAGGAAATCAGGATTACGATAGTTCGCCTTCACATTCCAGCTCTGTACATCGTTCTCag aGTTTTCATGGAACCGCAGCTTTGGAACAATTAATCAGTTCGGATGAAGAAGACCAAACG